From Kaistella polysaccharea:
TGAGTTCATCTCGTACATAACCCGCATCGGAAGTTGAAGTTTTGGTCGTGGTAAACATTATATCTTTTATTTTTGTACCTCCGGTGTAAGTCCCGTCTGATAGATTAACTACTGCATTACCCGTAAAAGCAACAAATCGGGAAGATTCTGAATTAGAAGTTACCTGTTTATACTTTAAGGACAGATTTACTGTGATGGTATAACCAAGCAGTTGCTGTGGAACTTTAATGAGTTTGTTAGTGTAGTCCCACATGATAAAATTGAGTGGATCGCTCTTTACAATGATATCACCCAATGCGGTACTGTAAGTAGCATCAAATCGGATCAAAGCTCCGCCTCCTGGTGCAATAATAGCGTTAACGCCAGGCAGATAATTGTGGCCGTCATTCAGCATAATGTTCATAGGTTTTACAAATGCGCTATAGGAATTTGAGATCGTGGTTAAATTCACCATAGAAACCCATTTTGCACCGTCCCAATAATAAAATCCCTTTCCGGTGAGATTAACACCCACTCCTGTTTGGTTTGTGGCTGCAGACGTTGCATATACGAGGTTAGACTCATTTGTTGTGGTGCCCGAAATAGGCATGCTGAAAATCTCATCACCCGTAAATCTTGGAATTAAGATTCCCTCTACTTTAGTGGCTGGTGATAATCCTACTATATCTAATGTTGTCGTAGGAACTGTGGTATTAATGCCAACCTGTGCGCAGAGCACATTAAAGGCAAATAATAAGCTTAATAAAAATAAATTTCTTTTCATGTTGTGTGTGTGTTTTATTTAAAAGTGCGAATCTTTGATACAAAAGTCCCCAAATAAGTATCTCAATAGCTATCAATTTCACAATTTGTTCCTTCAAATCGTAAAAATTATCAGTCGAATTGACAATTAAACAAGCAAAAAGTAAAATTAAAAATGCTGCGATCAATGCCGATATCTATTAATATTCGATTTCTTTAAATTTCAAACAACTTACCATTTGTTTAAAAAATATTTAACTAAATATGAAGTATTTAGTGAAATTAACATGCAATTTTTAATTTTAAGAAAATATTTGTAACTTGGTTTTATAATTTGATATCGTGTTTTTTGACCAAATTCCATATTTTCTTCAGGGAATGCTTCAGATGTTTTTCATTTTTGCAGCGATATTCTTATGGGTAATTCCGAATAAAACCCGTGCGCAGAAATTGTTATTTTATGCCGTCGCTTACTGGGCATTTGTTCAGTTAAAAGAATTTATATTTTATGACAAGGCAAATGTCTTCGTGGAAGATCGAATATTTATAGACTTGCTTGGTGTTCCGTTCTCTGTATTTTATGGCTTAGAGATCATTTTTCCGGGAAAAGTGACGCCAAAGTATATGATGAAAACATTAACGCCGTTTGTAATTTTCAATATCATTTACTGGGGCCAGAGAATATTTATTTCACCCCTATATTTTGAAACGATTTCTGATGTTTATCATCATATTTCTACCGCTTCTATATTAACCGCTCTTTTTTGCACGTACACTTTAGGATATTCATTGTTTAACTTGCTTTTGGTGATTCGTTCCAGCAATGTCTTTAAAAAATCTAATCGAATTTCCGACATGCATCACGGTTATCAGAAGTGGATTGTAAAGATTATCTACATGTTTATGATCTGGCTCCTTTTGTATTTTGTGTTATTTGTATTCGGTTTTCAGTTCTACCTCAGTAAAGTGCTCTTCTTATTGGCTTCCCTAATTATACAGTCTTACGCTATTGTAAAAATTTTCCGACATGAAAGTCCAAAGATTATTAAGAGTTTTTGGAAGATCGTGCAGCAAGAGAATTCAGCTAAGGAAAAAGAATTGGAGCACTTGAAAGTTAGCAGTCCTGAAAATAAAGTCTACCGTAACATTGCCAAGAGGCTTGAAACAGCTTTTAATGACAAGAAAATGTATTTAAACCCAAAACTTACGATCCTAGATTTGGCAAACGAATGCCAAACGAACCGTACATATATTTCAGATTTTTTAAACACGGAATTGAATACTAATTTTAATGATTATGTAAATTTGGCACGAATTGAACGTGTGAGTCAGCGAATGCTAATGAATAATGATTTGGATTATTCGATAGAAGAAATTGCGGTTGCGTCGGGATTTAACAGTGTTTCTACATTTCGCAGAGCCTTCGAAAAATTTACAGGAGAAACTCCACTTAACTTTAAAAATAGCAATAAAGATGAAAACTGGGTGGTTGGGTAAAAAGAAATTCTAAACTGAATAGTATTAATCTCTCAAACAAAAAAAACGCCCCAAATTAGGGCGTTTACTTATTTTAAAAAAACTTTCGTTTTCTATCTAATATCTATAGTATTCAGGTTTAAAAGGACCTTCAACTGTTACTCCAATATATTTTGCTTGATCTGGAGTTAAAGTTTCCAATTCTACACCTAATTTTTTCAGGTGTAAAGCAGCCACTTTTTCGTCCAAATGTTTTGGTAAAGTGTAGACTTCATTTCCGTATGCTTCATTATTGGTCCACAATTCAATTTGTGCTAATGTTTGGTTGGTAAATGAATTACTCATCACAAAACTAGGGTGACCAGTTGCACAACCTAAGTTGACCAAACGGCCTTCTGCTAAAATGATGATTTCTTTCCCGTCGATATTGTAAACATCAACCTGTGGTTTTACTTCGTATTTTGCATCGCTGTAATTTTTGTTTAA
This genomic window contains:
- a CDS encoding helix-turn-helix domain-containing protein, with protein sequence MFFDQIPYFLQGMLQMFFIFAAIFLWVIPNKTRAQKLLFYAVAYWAFVQLKEFIFYDKANVFVEDRIFIDLLGVPFSVFYGLEIIFPGKVTPKYMMKTLTPFVIFNIIYWGQRIFISPLYFETISDVYHHISTASILTALFCTYTLGYSLFNLLLVIRSSNVFKKSNRISDMHHGYQKWIVKIIYMFMIWLLLYFVLFVFGFQFYLSKVLFLLASLIIQSYAIVKIFRHESPKIIKSFWKIVQQENSAKEKELEHLKVSSPENKVYRNIAKRLETAFNDKKMYLNPKLTILDLANECQTNRTYISDFLNTELNTNFNDYVNLARIERVSQRMLMNNDLDYSIEEIAVASGFNSVSTFRRAFEKFTGETPLNFKNSNKDENWVVG